The following proteins are encoded in a genomic region of Debaryomyces hansenii CBS767 chromosome G complete sequence:
- a CDS encoding DEHA2G06600p (similar to uniprot|P27810 Saccharomyces cerevisiae YOR099W KTR1 Alpha-1 2-mannosyltransferase involved in O-and N-linked protein glycosylation): protein MPSLNDNPLNVEELENTEASLKKDKQRESVFRLGDQESLLSQDPEYEASEPFKESKVFYNNKFVGRAVIGESNNNITDGIVDYQRENATFFSLVRNEDFSGIAEAIQSVEYRFNNKYHYDWVFANDEPFHPTFINVIQNLVSGQAHFVQISREIWSYPDWIDQDKANETRHTMKENKVKYGDSVSYRHMCRFNSGFFYRLPIMKNYRYYWRVEPEIEFQCDIFHQDWFKYMKENNKKYAFTLAPLELHTTVTNLWETVQEFSRKNPKLVAKDNNMDFLTEDGGATYNMCHFWSNFEIGDMDFYRSEAYSKFFDHIDKAGGFYYSRWGDAPVHSMGVSLLLSKDELFFMDNSGYFHSPNGDCPWDPKIRKERRCTCSTKKDATWLKSSCIPKWFEIHDIEKPPFVPKYAFVNQHKPPDEEEEKENEEEYDNKDE, encoded by the coding sequence ATGCCAAGTCTAAATGATAATCCACTAAATGTTGAAGAGTTGGAAAATACCGAAGCGTCTCTTAAAAAGGATAAACAACGTGAAAGTGTGTTTCGATTGGGTGACCAGGAGCTGTTGCTTTCCCAGGATCCGGAATATGAGGCACTGGAGCCATTTAAAGAAAGCAAGGTTTTTTATAATAACAAGTTTGTCGGTAGAGCTGTAATAGGAGAATctaataacaatattacCGATGGAATTGTAGACTACCAGAGGGAGAACGCTACATTTTTCTCGTTGGTCAGAAATGAAGACTTTCTGGGTATTGCCGAAGCCATACAATCAGTTGAATATAGGTTCAATAACAAATATCATTATGACTGGGTATTTGCAAATGATGAACCGTTTCATCCAACATTCATAAACGTTATACAAAATTTGGTGAGTGGACAAGCCCATTTTGTTCAAATATCGAGAGAAATATGGAGCTATCCGGATTGGATTGACCAAGACAAAGCAAACGAAACAAGGCATACgatgaaagaaaataaggTTAAATATGGTGACTCTGTATCCTACAGGCATATGTGCCGTTTCAATTCAGGTTTTTTCTACCGATTaccaataatgaagaactATAGATACTATTGGAGAGTAGAGccagaaattgaatttcaGTGTGATATATTCCATCAAGATTGgtttaaatatatgaaagaaaataataaaaagtaTGCATTTACATTGGCTCCTTTAGAGCTACATACAACTGTTACAAACTTATGGGAAACAGTCCAGGAGTTTTCCCGGAAAAACCCAAAATTGGTTGCTAAAGACAATAATATGGATTTCTTGACTGAAGATGGAGGAGCAACCTACAATATGTGTCATTTTTGgtcaaattttgaaatagGAGATATGGATTTTTATAGACTGGAGgcatattcaaaatttttcgACCATATTGATAAGGCCGGTGGATTCTACTATAGTCGGTGGGGGGATGCACCAGTTCATTCTATGGGTGTTTCGTTACTTTTAAGTAAGGATGAACTATTCTTTATGGATAACTCGGGATATTTTCATTCGCCAAACGGCGATTGTCCCTGGGATCCAAAAATTAGAAAGGAAAGAAGATGTACTTGTCTGACTAAAAAGGATGCAACATGGTTGAAAAGCTCGTGCATTCCTAAATGGTTTGAGATCCATGATATAGAAAAGCCACCCTTTGTTCCTAAATATGCCTTCGTCAATCAACACAAGCCTcctgatgaagaagaagaaaaggaaaatgaagaagaatacgACAATAAAGacgaataa
- a CDS encoding DEHA2G06644p (no similarity) → MAKNLNSMATDIENVPYNLWCQSSYEHSVVKII, encoded by the coding sequence ATGGCAAAAAATTTGAACTCTATGGCGacagatattgaaaatgttcCGTATAATTTGTGGTGCCAGTCCAGTTACGAACATTCTGTGGTCAAGATCATATGA
- a CDS encoding DEHA2G06622p (similar to uniprot|Q02562 Saccharomyces cerevisiae YDR511W ACN9 Protein of the mitochondrial intermembrane space): MRPSLVRLVRPRRPERKTSPILPPLKLYKALLRAHANKLPVELRPLGDQYVKAEFKAHKNIDNPLHIVGFLAQWQDYLKGIDGGEWINGKLSQQDLEKMSPEQIGQLHELMEEAKKAGASE, from the coding sequence ATGAGACCATCATTAGTGAGACTTGTGAGACCCCGTCGTCCTGAGAGGAAGACATCTCCTATTTTACCTCCGTTGAAGTTATACAAGGCTCTCTTGAGGGCACATGCTAATAAATTACCAGTTGAATTAAGACCATTGGGAGATCAATATGTTAAAGCTGAATTCAAAGCCCACAAAAACATCGATAATCCGTTACATATAGTGGGATTTTTGGCGCAGTGGCAAGATTACTTGAAGGGTATCGATGGTGGAGAATGGATTAACGGCAAATTAAGTCAACAGGATCTTGAGAAAATGTCCCCGGAACAAATAGGCCAGTTACACGAGCTTATGGAAGAGGCTAAGAAAGCCGGAGCCAGCGAATGA
- a CDS encoding DEHA2G06578p (highly similar to CA3293|IPF5726 Candida albicans IPF5726) has translation MSTFFDEMKKSFADVPITDKKIDTASFLEASESLIKLFDLLGSSAFQVVQKDMTGNITKIRTKLLADPAGSGTLQDLVLSEANTKTKTATQGLLWLSRGLQFTSQAMRETVDNPSKELAVTFTDAYSKTLSQYHGMLVKPIFKLAMKACPYRKDFFEKLGADQTKVAEQLKTWLKALEDIVQIILDFFTSGNYGKGL, from the coding sequence ATGTCTACATTCTTTGATGAAATGAAAAAGTCCTTTGCGGATGTTCCTATTACTgacaaaaaaattgatactGCCAGCTTTTTAGAAGCTTCTGAGTCTTTAATCAAATTGTTCGACTTGTTAGGCTCTTCAGCTTTCCAGGTTGTACAGAAGGATATGACAGGTAACATTACCAAAATTCGTACTAAATTATTGGCTGATCCAGCTGGTTCTGGTACTTTGCAAGATTTAGTTTTGTCAGAAGCCAACACCAAGACCAAAACTGCTACTCAAGGTTTATTGTGGTTGTCTCGTGGTTTGCAATTCACCAGCCAAGCTATGAGAGAAACTGTTGACAACCCTTCCAAAGAATTAGCTGTCACTTTTACTGATGCTTACTCCAAAACCTTATCTCAATATCACGGTATGTTGGTCAAGCCAATTTTCAAGTTAGCAATGAAAGCTTGTCCATACAGAAAAGACTTCTTTGAAAAACTTGGTGCTGATCAAACGAAGGTCGCGGAACAATTAAAGACTTGGTTAAAGGCATTAGAAGACATTGTCCAGATTATTCTCGATTTCTTTACCTCTGGTAACTACGGTAAAGGTTTATAA
- a CDS encoding DEHA2G06666p (no similarity), producing MKLVSTLAITSVIATQLVSAAPAISDLIPDVVLEGSASVSTGLNVETDGASPSVDLLADNSTTSSKTSSAKKSGSTSDNDPSLGDYIDFIAGGSDSESNESSSVTKTAAVKTSSSSSIKTGESTTTGSYFDNLFDKVLGEGEYADSNTSSKTSTTPKSSSTSTGGSLLDDVVDSVLGGEDSNSTTTASTKSSSSTGGSLLDDIFDSVLGGDDSNSTTTASTKSSSSTGGSLFDDLFDSLLGDSSSSGSSSNKSTSSSSGGDFLDDIISGAKNAIDDLFDSNSTSSSGSSSSSSSEGSLLDDVLDIAEKSIGSLFDKGSNSSVSGGSLIHGALSIAEHAIESLFNSDGDSSSSSSGESFIDKILGVAENAIGNFIDGLGSDSGSTSSSGSTSSGSGGSLLHDIFGFASNAIKSIFANNSSSSGSGKGLFSSIFAIAEGALSSLFSGSSSGSSSGGGSVLGDLLSSFLGVSNSTGISGDELLSKASDAIFNSSGSGSSFFEEIIKDLLGSAKDGVSSLLGNIVNEFVNALFDGTSGSSSSTSTSKGSSSSSLFGGSSGSSSSGKKCCCSPASKKRKAKKRALKKKIKRSIKSAIKKRQELTDSQYIDYV from the coding sequence atgaaattggtTTCCACCTTAGCTATAACATCAGTGATTGCTACACAACTTGTGTCTGCTGCACCAGCCATATCCGACCTTATACCAGATGTTGTCCTTGAAGGATCTGCATCTGTATCTACGGGCTTAAATGTTGAAACTGACGGTGCTAGTCCATCGGTAGATTTGTTGGCAGATAACAGTACTACCTCTTCAAAAACTTCCTCAGCCAAGAAAAGTGGCTCCACATCAGATAACGATCCCTCACTTGGTGATTATATTGACTTTATTGCCGGGGGAAGCGACTCAGAATCAAATGAATCATCATCTGTGACAAAAACTGCGGCTGTTAAGACCAGTAGTTCGTCTTCTATTAAAACCGGAGAATCAACCACTACTGGCTCATACTTTGATAATCTTTTTGACAAGGTGTTAGGTGAAGGCGAATACGCTGATTCAAATACTTCGAGCAAGACCTCAACCACcccaaaatcatcatccaCTTCAACTGGCGGTTCGCTCCTTGATGATGTTGTTGATTCTGTTTTAGGTGGCGAAGATAGTAATTCAACTACTACCGCTTCTACTAAATCTTCAAGTTCTACTGGTGGATCGCTCcttgatgatatttttgattctgtTTTAGGTGGTGACGACAGTAATTCAACTACTACTGCTTCTACTAAATCTTCAAGTTCTACTGGTGGCTCGCTTTTCGATGatctttttgattcattattaggAGATTCCAGTTCGTCAGGTTCATCCTCTAATAAATCCACTAGTTCTTCATCTGGAGGCGATTTCTTAGATGATATTATTAGTGGAGCTAAGAATGCTATTGATGATCTTTTTGATTCCAATTCTACTTCTAGTTCGGGATCTAGTTCGTCTTCAAGTTCAGAAGGTAGTCTTTTAGACGATGTTCTTGATATCGCAGAAAAGTCCATTGGATCTTTATTCGACAAAGGATCTAACTCATCTGTCTCAGGTGGAAGCTTAATTCATGGTGCTCTTTCAATCGCCGAACACGCTATTGAGTCATTGTTCAATAGCGATGGCGACTCCTCGTCAAGTTCTTCAGGTGAGAGCTTTATTGACAAAATCTTAGGAGTTGCTGAAAATGCCATTGGTAATTTCATCGACGGCTTAGGCTCTGACTCTGGCTCTACATCTTCTTCAGGCTCCACATCATCTGGTTCTGGTGGCAGTTTATTACACGACATCTTCGGCTTTGCTTCAAATgcaatcaaatcaattttcgCCAACAATAGTTCTTCTTCGGGCTCTGGAAAAGGATTGTTCCTGAGcatttttgcaattgctGAGGGAGCCCTTTCTTCGTTATTTAGTGGTTCATCGTCCGGGTCATCCTCAGGCGGAGGAAGTGTTTTGGGCGATCTTCTCAGTTCATTCCTTGGTGTTTCCAATTCAACTGGTATTTCTGGCGATGAACTTTTGAGTAAGGCATCTGATGCtatctttaattcttctggaTCTGGCAGCAGCttctttgaagaaatcatcaaGGATTTGTTAGGATCCGCTAAAGATGGAGTATCCTCCTTATTAGGTAATATTGTCAACGAATTTGTTAATGCTTTATTCGATGGAACCTCAGGTTCATCATCTAGCACTAGTACCAGTAAGGGAAGCAGTAgctcttcattatttggtGGTTCTTCTggctcttcttcttctggtaAGAAGTGTTGTTGTTCACCTGCCAGCAAGAAGAGAAAGGCAAAGAAGAGAGccttgaaaaagaaaatcaagAGAAGTATTAAATCCGCAATCAAAAAGAGACAGGAATTGACTGATTCCCAATACATTGACTACGTTTaa
- a CDS encoding DEHA2G06556p (weakly similar to CA3292|IPF5729 Candida albicans IPF5729), whose protein sequence is MGGDNSLTEVDLNTSFDSFNGEFLNYNDDLKLDLQDLLNEDSVIPISHEDYIDGSETRSDDCDPCKSNMTSPTKKNNHTKNIAMKGNHKLSLDSPNLSLKPEATDTNIVANELFQVTSNLRAGKQQHQSDIFGLDDENDDLFCGKRLNNDKIDKLVNELGLRNRDDEIDFELDDQVRTGIFKGRFKKHHHDVDNNKDDIDLLLTDYLTNATSAINDDKENLAPYPDPLKTIRNKDTNSIKKSNKVFFKAPRKAGYSKSSIPVLKPLSNVTNIELKKPTNEFMVRKDSTISPNRICTPNHTGIDAPFKPSLKYQNSPFNIYLVDSSTGLINDATQFGTELNASNCEGFPLPEHVNEIVQIPTNEESQKPASKKQKQKMAIIKAFQNKYYSTNSQISKDTRKRPGFYNKEEYEKYKHKLTSQNTSGVQVVNQATLSQSESVDSPNDKTNSVSNKKTPKKQKVRWAEKLEW, encoded by the coding sequence ATGGGTGgagataattcattaacaGAGGTTGACCTCAATACATCATTTGACAGCTTCAATGGTGAATTCCTAAACTATAATGACGATTTGAAATTAGATTTACAAGACTTGCTTAACGAGGATTCCGTCATACCAATTTCCCATGAAGATTATATAGATGGCTCCGAAACTAGGTCTGACGACTGTGATCCATGCAAGCTGAACATGACCAGTCCAACcaagaaaaataatcatACCAAAAATATAGCTATGAAGGGGAATCATAAATTATCCTTAGACTCTCCGAACCTCTCCCTTAAACCGGAAGCAACTGATACAAATATAGTGGccaatgaattatttcaagTAACGAGTAATTTACGAGCAGGAAAGCAGCAGCATCAGTCGGATATTTTTGGCTTAGATGACGAGAACGACGATCTCTTCTGTGGAAAGAGATTAAATAACGATAAAATAGACAAATTAGTGAACGAATTAGGATTAAGAAATAgagatgatgaaatagattttgaattggatGACCAAGTAAGAACAGGAATTTTTAAGGGACGATTTAAAAAACATCATCATGATGTGGACAATAATAAAGACGATATAGACTTGCTACTCACAGACTATTTAACTAATGCAACAAGTGCCATAAACGATGACAAAGAAAACTTAGCACCATATCCTGACCCGTTGAAAACTATTAGAAACAAAGATACCAACTCAATTAAAAAATCCAATAAAGTATTCTTCAAAGCTCCCAGGAAGGCTGGATATAgtaaatcatcaatacCAGTGTTAAAGCCATTGTCGAATGTTACAAATATCGAATTAAAAAAGCCTACTAATGAATTCATGGTTAGGAAAGACAGTACAATATCACCTAACAGGATATGCACTCCAAATCATACGGGTATCGATGCGCCATTTAAACCTTCGCTTAAATACCAAAACTCTCCATTTAATATTTACCTTGTTGATTCGCTGACGGGCCTCATAAACGATGCAACCCAGTTTGGCACTGAACTCAATGCCTCCAACTGCGAAGGTTTCCCATTACCAGAACACGTAAACGAAATAGTGCAAATCCCAACTAACGAGGAGTCACAGAAGCCGGCATCTAAGAAGCAAAAGCAAAAAATGGCAATCATAAAAGCATTTCAGAATAAGTATTATTCGACGAATTCTCAGATTTCCAAAGACACTCGCAAGCGTCCTGGGTTttataataaagaagaatatgaaaaatacaaacaCAAATTAACTTCACAAAATACTTCGGGCGTACAAGTTGTCAACCAAGCCACTCTTTCCCAGTCTGAATCAGTAGATTCGCCTAATGACAAAACCAATTCAGTCAGTAACAAAAAAACCCCTAAAAAGCAAAAGGTGAGATGGGCTGAAAAGTTAGAATGGTGA